The window TACAGTTTTTATATTCTCTATAACTCTTTTACAAACTCATTtacagtttttatttttgaagctTCCATCACAATGATCATAGTATAACTATAATAGATGAACAAAATCAACAATCTTTTCCTACTCTACATACATATCTGACATCTTAAACCAATACCAAAATAAAGTAAGAACCAAAGCAAAACCTTCAATTCTTACAAATCAGATCAGAACTTAAACAACTTTTCTTCTACTCTTCTTCCAGCAAATACTTCTCAAGAATTGCTAATGTTTCTTGCTTTGCGCTGAatttaacaacaaaaaaaacaacattttttatagtttattaGCTCAAGAACCTCACAAGATTCAAACTTTAAATCCATGATCACATACCTTCCAGGTCTAATGACCTTATACTTTCCAACTTTAGTCAAATCAACTATTGTTGATCCTTGACGCCCTGACGGAAGCAAACCACCATCATAGACACAAGCACAATGCTGCCAAAGACTTTGAAAATCATTCACGCAAACGCTGCTTCTATCACCGCTTAGATTAGCACTTGTAAGAGCCAAAACACTCCCCGAACCTCTGGATACTTTTCTAATGAATTCACAGTCTGGAACTCTTACTCCAATAGTATCAATCCCAGGGTTTAATGACCTTTAAAGAATGCTTGACTCACCTGTTTAAAAAAACACTACAAGAACACTCTCACATCAGAAGATCATATCAATGCAATGCAACCCCACTTAAAGAAGACAATGTGGATTAGAAACTGGACTAAAACAAGCTTAGCGACCTAACAACACCAGTTCCCACATTCGATTCAATGATGGTATACTTTTGAAACAGAGTAGAAAAGAGCAGAAACATAGAGAAGATGGAGAGCTTAAAGAGACAAAAGGGCAAGACTTTCAGCTGCAAATTACAAACGGAGAGAAACCCATAAAGATTTATTTCCTTTTTGATTGAATCCAATCTTATCAGAGAGCAAAACGAAAAAGCAATACACAAATGTCACGAGACGAGAAAACCAAGCGAGAGACAGTTGAAAACAGATTAAAAGAGACAACCATTACGCAAGATAGGAGAAAGCGGCACCGGGGAGTTTCTCAGCGAGCCTcgttgagaagttcatctcagTAATCTTTCAACTTCGACGCTCACCGTCGTTGAGAAGAAAGGACAAAACAGTTTGCCAAAGCCTAGGAACAGAGAAAGATGAGTCTTTCTTTTCTCCGTATTGTCACGTGATGGCCTCGTGACCTATTTTTCATAAACTaccaattttattatttaacatgAAAATTACGAATTGCATAATGCTGAGAGGTCGTTGCATCCAGCGTCTGTCGCGTCTGAGCATGGTTCAGCTGCCGCTCCAGCCTTCTAGCTCCCCATCTTCGTTTAAACTCAATCTAACCAACTTTGATAGTAATAATTCGGTTTGATTTTCGGTTTAAGAGAAAAGAGGCTGGTTTAAATTAAACCGGTCAACTGTTTTTGCGCGTTTGACTTTTCTTTGGTGTCTCATAAAGGTGCAATGCAAGCTTTGTAGTAGTGGGCGGCTTGTGAACCAATGAAAAGTCAATAAAAAGTTTCTTAAAATAAACACATTTACAGACATGAGGGCTTTCTTCTTCATTTAAGGCATCTTCACGTTCTAGCTAGGTCGTTCCTTGCACATAAAGGTATCAAGACCAGACAATTGGATTCTTTTCCCATAAAAGTTTCTAGACAAATATTTGAATTCCTGTACATAATgatttcatatataatattgGCAAATTACTCTGACTAAATAACTGTGAAAATTTTGGGTTAttgatacaaaaaaaactagaagTAGAACAGAATACGAATAAAATTTGGTTTGGAATTATAATTATTGTTCCTTTATATGTTTTTACTAGGAAAAATGAAGTATTGAAATATGTTTTGATCATATAGCTTAAGAATGGGTTAAAAAGAATGTGAAATGATACGTACGGTTTTGACTTTTGACAAAATTAAGTAACTCTTATAGGCATGTAGCTAATACTTTTGATATTGAAGCTTCATCAAGTAAGCTTTTTGACTTGAGATAAACTCAAAGAGTCATCTTTTTTCTTAAGATATAACCATAGGAGGTTTTAATAagtcaatttaattatttcttcacTCTATAAAATCCCTCCTTTTCCAATAACATTCCACACCAAAAACACAAGAAACATCTTGAGAAACTAAAGAATCTAAAAGAaggcaaagaagaagaattgaTATTGAGAGATGGAGCACAGAAAGTCATACGTGCTTGTAGCTCTCTTCGCATTGCTTCTCTTGACCGATATTGTCATTGCTGCGAGCGATGGCGGCAAAGACAACGGTAATAACGGCCAGGGACAACTAGAGAAGGCTAAAGGAGAAGATGCTGGCAAAGGCAAAGGCAACGGTAACGGTCCAAAGgacaaggagaaagagaagaaggacAAGAAGGAGAAAGacgagaaggagaagaaggccaagaaggagaaggaaaagaaagagaaagaggagAGGGAAAAGAAGGACAAGGAaatgaaggagaaggagaagaaggaaaaagagaggaaggagaaggagaagagggACAAGGAGCAGAGTGAAGCAGCTGCTAGATACAGGGTGCTTTCACCATTGCCTACAGGACAAGAGCAAGCCATGTGCCAGGCTAAGGGTGCATGTTATTACAAAACTCTTGTTTGTCCCGGTGAATGTCCCAAGAGGAAGCCCACCAAGAACAGAAACACCAAAGGTTGCTTCATTGACTGCACTAGCAAATGCGAAGCTACATGCAAATGTAAGTACATTCTATTCAATTGGTCTTTGTTTTAGATTCAGTTTTGCTTCTTTCACAAGTTATCTCGTTGTAGATTGGTTACTTGTCTCACAAGGGAATGTTAACTTATTAAACACGTAACTTGTCTTTACAGGGAGAAAAACGAACTGCAACGGCTACGGTTCTCTATGCTACGACCCTAGATTTGTTGGAGGGGACGGTAGGATGTTCTATTTCCACGGATCTAAAGGAGGAAACTTTGCGATCGTTTCAGACAACAATCTCCAGATCAACGCTCACTTCATCGGTACAAGACCCGCTGGAAGAACCAGAGACTTCACATGGGTACAAGCCCTAAATGTCATGTTCGAAACTCACAACCTCGTGATCACATCCAATAGAGTGACTCAATGGGATGAAAACTCTGACGCATTTACCCTTAGATTCAACCAAGAACTCATCACACTACCTGAAGACGAGCAAACCGAGTGGAGGGCAACTTCGGGAAAAAGAGAGATTATCATCGAAAGAACCGACGAGAGAAACAGCGTGAGAGTTCTCGTCTCTGGTCTTGTTCAGATGGACATCAGAGTAAGACCTATAGGGAAAGAAGAGAACAGAGTTCACAACTATCAGTTGCCTCAAGATGACGCTTTTGCCCATCTTGAGACTCAGTTCAAGTTGTTCGACCTAAGTGAGCTTGTGGAGGGCGTTTTGGGGAAAACCTACCGTCCTGATTACGTTAGCTCCGCCAAGGTTGGAGTCCCAATGCCTGTGGTGGGAGGAGAAGACAAATACCAAACGCCTTCTCTGTTCTCGCCGACTTGTAGACTCTGCAGGTTTAAGCCTCATGAAGAACCACTCTCTGCTGATATctaatgagaagaagaagaaagatggaaACCTAccattattttgaaataaattcaTTAAAATTTCGTATTTGTAACTGTTTTGTTTCTGAAATGTTCTATATTCGTAAAAAGTAATGTAATAAGAGCCAAGAAGATAATATTTGGCCCCTTTGTGATGTTTTTGAGGGTTTGAGAAACGTAAGACATTTCTTGCGCCAGAATCAAACCCTTGATTTCTGGTTTTCCTTGTTGTTTTATTGTGTTTTAATTTGTATGCGACtgaatatgtttatatatacgTGTAActgttttgtgtatattaatgtatttaaaTCTGACATAGTATTTCTtggatctattttttttacatgTTCTTCACTTTGAAAGCAATTGTTTTTAGGGGTTTTGATGAACAACTGGAGATGTAAATGTAAAACAAACGTAGGAGTTTCTGCTTCTTCTGCAAGTTAAACCCTAAAACAAACGTTCTAGGGTTTAACTTAGAAACTATCTAGTCGAGCTTCTGCTTCTTCTGCAAGTAATCTTGCATCCTCTGGAGTTTAAGAATGGCCCAAACTAAATGGAATAAGCAGGATGGCTTTTATGGGAAGTGAAAAAAAATTAGTACTTTGAAAatgcaaataataaaaaaaaattttttgaaaaatataataataaaaatttgttactTTGAAAATGATTGAATCGGTGATGAGATTCTACATGCGATTATTACCAAGCAGGTGGTGAGAAGATGGCAATCCAAATCAAATCTGATAAATGCATAAACATCGCGTAGGATGACAATGTTGTTTTTATTAAGCCCCACTTACACTTACAAACACATTTTCCGACCCATACAAACTTATCTACGTTCACATTAATTTTGTATTCGAGTTCAATGATGTTGATTGTTgacaataaattaaaatttataaactaaaataatcaTAGTCATTAAGTACGgtttctacatttttatttgaCAAAATTATGCTGGAAGTAGAATTCAAAATGGTGGAGCAcaattatattatagaaatgGTGAAAGTAAATGAAAATTGTTTCACCAAAAAGCGTAAATGCATATTGATCCCCGCTTAAGAACATATTTTCCTATGGTGGGAATCTTGGATTCTCTTCTATCAATTCCAAAATACAGTGCGTTTCGCCCacagaaaaatgaaaatacgtTCGAACAATATTATTGATTTGAGCGTAAAGGGTCTTGGAAAAACTTGGATCGATTTATAGTATGGTCTGAGGTTTTTTGTATATGAATTAAAGTTCACTCATATAAAGTGAATGTGATACACTGGCAACATTACTACAAACCAACAATAAATGTGAAATATGCTTAACATTGAAGAGAGCCCACCACAAATCAATTGATATGTttgctttttttcttaattttcaaGCAAAGTTGCAAGTTGCTCCTTCCATTATCATATACCACACCCTCCATTATTCATCCCACCTTTTCATACAGAGGATttgataattacaaaaaaagtaATGATTTTTCAGACATACTTATGGAATAGAAAATGGAGTAAAGATTGATATACTCTTAAGTGATTTGTTATTATCAAAATGAGATAAAAATTTAACTACATGCATGGCTTCCGATAAGCATCTAATAATTGAGTAAAATGCTTTCATAATTTGCTCCTAAAAAATCATTACACTAAATCCAAAAACAATccttcttttgttactgatggCATATGGCCATGTATAGTTATCACATCACTTTTCCAAGAGGTAAAACAGTTCATCTGACAAGATGTGATGGGAATTTTACacaccaaacaaacaaaaaaaatcaaatcattaCTGATTCCTAATTAACAATCAACTTAGTTGTAAAAATGTTGACCTCTTAACCAATTATTTTCCCCATTTTATTATAACCCTTACTACTTCCTATAAACTCGTATCTCATCCAAACAAAcatcaacacacacacacagatcCACCACCATGGAGAATTCtcccttcttcctcctcctctccaccgtcctcctcctcctcacaGCCACTCCCGGAACCCACTCTCAGCCAGCCGCCGCTCCGGCTCCACCAGGACCCACAAACGTCACAAAAATCCTTGAAAAGGCAGGCCAATTCACAGTCTTCATCCGCCTACTCAAATCAACAGGCGTTGCTAACCAACTATACGGCCAGCTCAACAACTCCGACAACGGAATCACTATCTTCGCACCTAGCGACTCCTCCTTCTCCAGCCTCAAAGCCGGAACCCTAAACTCCTTATCCGACGAGCAACAAGTAGAGCTAGTTCAGTTTCATGTCATACCAAGTTACGTCTCTTCCTCAAACTTCCAAACCATCAGTAATCCTCTCCGGACGCAGGCCGGTGACTCCGCCGAAGGACATTTCCCTCTCAACATCACGACCAGTGGCAACACCGTGAATATCACCTCCGGTGTAACCAACACCACCGTCTCCGGCAGCGTCTACAGTGATGGACAGCTAGCTGTTTATCAGGTCGATAAGGTTTTGCTTCCTCAACAAGTTTTCGACCCTCGTCCTCCTGCGCCGGCTCCGGCTCCTACGGTAGCGaagtcgaagaagaagaaggaggatGGTGATAGTCCCGATGATGATTCTCCGGCGGACGCTTCGTTGGCTTTGCGTGAAGTTGGTTCTGTTCGTAGTGCCGTGTTGGTTTGCGTTATTAGTATATCGCTTGCATGGTTTTATTTGTGATGATAAGTTTTTCTATTATATTACTCATGCATTTTTCTTCCTTGTGATTTTGAAGTATTATTTCTCCGTTTATTGTCATGGATATTGCGTTTGATTAACCatatttggtttttattttgtttcatttttgtgagagtgaattttatttttgtttatctcttagattttttttttttgccttttgATCATATCTTCACATCTTTTTTCAATTTAAATACGGTTGCTTTAAGGGATTCTTACAAGAATGCCACCAACTTTTATCAAATGGCGcaccaaattttagcaaaaaaaaaaaacttttatcaaATGGTAGCGGCAGATGATAGTGCCAGTTTATAAAAGATTGGTCTCGAGCACCCTTTCGTAGATGACTGATATGGCATAGACTATAGCTGAATATTGTCTAGGTGCGTAAAATCTGTATGGGGGGAGATGGAAATAAtgaatactccctctgtttttgtttttgaaaatttttaaacatttttctgttgtttcttaaaattaaaattttagattttacaaatatatatatatatatatatatatatatatatatattaatagtaatgaatttcatatatcaaaattatttatattttcaatttctattggttgagagtgataaaaaaattctttagttcagatttttttttatatatttattattgagtttcaaatattaacttttaaaatgtgtgaaaattttataaattgatctttaaaaacagaagaaataaaattttgtcCTATTATTGATTTTTGAGGAAACATCAACTTGCAACTGGTTGACTTGATTCCTCATAATGGAGAGTCTCTTGTCTCTCAGCAAACAATTGGGGAGGGCATCAAAGCATCAATGACAGGAATGATGTGGATGGAATAGAGAAAGCGGCTGATTCTGAATGCGGGGAGGGGAGCAGTGATTCCATGGTGGCCTGGAAGGAGCAGCCAATGGAAAAGAAAAGATAAGAGAAAACATGAGAGAATCAAATGAACTAATAAGaggataataaatattttctaagttattttctaaataaatatatattctaagTTATCAATATGATTCCTAAAGTATAAAAACGCAACAACAGAAAAATAGGTCTAGACTTATGTTTCGGTTATTGGTTGCACATATTCATGTACCATTATTGTGTATAAACGCCAATGTCTAAATTTGATCATATCATGTATTATACACCGAAACAAATCTAACCCAAAAAATCAGTCAATCGAATTACTTTTTTAGGAAAAGAATCTCATTTATAATTCGGAATCAAAACTTTAACCGTCATATTGGTGACGCCAACTCCACCAATGAATCATTTGTTTAAATATCACACCAACATGGAGATGAGAAGGAATATTAAAAACTATCAATTGCTTCCAAGTTGTGCGTGAATAAGTACGgcttaattaacaaaaagtatatattttatcaaaaacatcTGCATAATCCTTAATTTGGATGAAATGTAAGCCGGCTGTTAACCAATTTTCATCCTTAACTGGAAAAAGGCAATATAAGAGAACAATAATAGAGCTTGAAAGTGTTGTCCAGATGAACAATAATTATGTTAAACCACGTATCTTTCTTAGTTTATGTCTCTACTTGCCTTTAAAGTTCAGGAGATTCGTTCTATTGAATCATCAAGAATGGATCACTTCTTGAATTACTacttttggaatttttttataattcggGCCAACTAATGTAAGTGGTATGTTTTGAACCCGGAGCGATTAGCTCTTTTCTGAGGCGCCATACCATCCGACCATATCCGCGTGGTTGTTTTGGATGCTAAGGAAGCAATTATATTTAGTATTGCTAACTTCCATCCCGTTAGGAACGGTCGCAGGTCAGCATAGTTAATCATTCACCCATTCATGAATTGTTTAGCAGCATTGTTTCACCAAGAAAGCATAGTAAAACGAATAAGATCGTAATTTTAATTATCTTAATTGTTGgatatatgtaaattttgtaagattttccaaaaaaaaatactaagcACTGAAGCTTCAAAATCTATCTCATGTGTCATGatcaattaaaaagaaaattattctAGGAACTAAGATGGTATACCCTTATTTTgtcttatatatttattttttcaagaaGACAAAACGCATCATCAACATGAAAGAGATCTATAACTTTTGAAACATAGAGGACGTTGTGTTTCTATTCCTCCCGTTGGCAAAGTACTTATTGTTGTGAATCCAAACCTTCAGAACTTCTCTCTCTACTCCCACTTCCCTACAAAACTCTCTTACGTACTCATCATCACAGCCGTTGATCTTCCAACCAGCTCTCTCTGCGAAAGCTCTCATCATCACCTTCTGCTTCACCGTGAATTTTGTCCTCTTACGTTTCCTATCCACCGTACTGATTTTACCCATGTCTTGATCCGAGGGTCCAGAGAAACCGGAGCCGCTGAGAGAGAGAAGCAAGTGCTGCGTGGATGCAACTGGCTGCAGCGGTGGTGGAGGCGGCGTTGAGTTGGTACGGTGAATGAAGACGTTGGAAGGGTCACGGCGGTGGAAGTTGCGGTGGCAGCCACATGCATCGCAACTAAGGGACGGAGGGTCTGTGAGGATGGTGGTGGACTTGGGCATGAACTCACCGCAGCCGTCAAGAGCGTAGCCGCCGAAACTGACCGCTTGGTTTTTAAGGCACTCGTTGTACAAGAAACCCATATTCCACTAGTCTTTGTTGTTGGTGATGAAAATGTTTGTACTCAGTTTTTCAAGCGTTAGACCATGATTATCCCTAAAACCCTTAATGGggtttttaatgatttttttaataataaatgtaacttaagAACTTTTATTAAGAAACTTCCATTTTGAGTGGTCCAATgggagtttcttaactaaaggttcttaaaaaaaatgtttgatgAAAATTATTCATAAAGCTTGAGATGGAATGTTTGATGTTGTGTTTAGATAATTATTTGAGAAGTAAAAAGAACGTTTGATCTTGAGataatttttttgagaaagaagaagaatgtttgaGATGGAcctgagaaggaagaagaacgTTTGTGAACTTGAGAAGGAAGATGAATGTTTGTGAACTTGACAATACATTTTCATTTATACAAGTTTCTAAATACACTTTGCTTACAAACAACAAAAGATCAAAGACATAACCGAAGAGCTTAGACAACACGGCCAGATCGCTGAGCAAAACGTTTACAACTGGTTCCAGAACCGGCGTGCTCGGTCCAAGAGGAAGCAgcatggtggtggtggtggtgttggTGGTTCTAACAACAACAATAATGGTGCTTATGAGGTGGAGACTGATCAAACCGAGACGGTGAATGAGAAGAGAAAGATATCAGAGAGTCTTGTTTCAAGATAAGTGATTACTAAAATACAGAACAAGAACTGAACAAAAATCCGTGACTGATATACAGAAGATGACTTTACACTCTTCTTGACCTACACAAGTCTGTGACTGATGACTGATGATTTTTCACTCTTCTTCACCTGAAAAAAATGAGAACATGACACCCTTTATATCAACAATATACAGAAGACTAGACTACACAAGTGATTGCTAAAAAACAGAACAAGAACTGACATCCTTTATATCAACAATATACAGAAGAGTAGACATTTTGATAGTTAATTTCTTTACCTGTCTTCAAACAAAGAGATGGAACTAGACATCTTTACACTGCACAAAGACATGTCCACAATGAGCTAGTACCAGcatcttccactcccaatgctaCACCTGAAAATAATGACCAGATCAATGAACATGAACAATTTAAACATAAGAACATGATGAGCAGAGCAATGAACATAAGAATAATGGTGACAGTTTTCCTCTTCTTGGTGAGCTTCTCCTTCTTAGCCTTAACCCTCTGTGCCTCAGCCAACAAAGACATCCGCTTCAACTTCAACATCACATTCAAATTCTTCAAAAGATTCTTCTGCGCATCCTTCTTAATCGGCTTCACCGCACTCTGCACCTCTTGAATCAGAAAAAGGAATAAGCTTTATGCTCAAAAACAGGAGAATAATCGAAGGAGAGTGAAGGAATCTCACGAGAAAGCGCCCGTGCCAAGTCAATTTGCGGCGGTTCACGACGTGAGGAGGATAGGGAAGTACAAACGTTTGACGATTTCTTTGAGATTCCCATTGTAGCTTCCTCCAAACTCCTCCGTCGTTCTGCTCTCTTCTCACGCTATCCAATCGTCGGATTCTGATTCACCTCTTTCTCCCACCTTCAGCCTCCTTCGTTTTCGAcgagagaaacaaaagaacagaaaagaaaaagagaaaagaaaaaaaataaaataaatgcatTTGCAATGAGAAGCTGACACGTGGGGTAAAACCTTTCTTAATAATCGATCTCAAAAATCCTTCCTTAAGGATCGGTAAcagcttttttattttgttttgatttaattaaatccTTCTTTAACACTAAAACCCCTCTTAAGAAACCCCTATAATCATGCTCTTACTAatgacatatatgtatatatatatatattaggattCCAACCCAGCAATGtgggaaaaataaataatatatttatttttaattgcaTATATTTGTTATCCATCCGTTTAAACAAACCGCAAATTCCATTATTTATCCAACTGAAGTGAACAGCTGATACACACTAACAAATACCgttgattaaaaaattatagtataCAAAGCATACCCTTGAAATCTTTCAAAGAGTTAACTGTTTAGACAAAATTATAGTATAAAACTACGTAGAAGAGAATCACCTCATTTTCTGGTTGTAATACATATTTTGATAACAGTGTGGAACTTAACTCCCCTTCTCGACGGTTGTATTTTCCGGTCTAGCTTGGAATTCAGTCATTTGGACTTTGCTttagttttgtctttttgtaCATCagagattttttctttttttgtttgcttagtTTTTTTCTCACatgaataatattttgttatttttcttgGTAGGGCCTTCATGCAAACTACATAAGCAAAGCCTCTTGCAAGATGAATGCATGAGTCAGTCTAACTCTTGGCGATTAAAGAGGAATAAGTTTAGGTGATAGATAGAGGAATGAGTCTCACCCGCACTTATACACGATCTTGATAGGGGTGAAACTTCATGACAGTGGAGAATAAACATGTAGTGGTGTCTGTGGGGGCCCTCATGGCGTTTAGGCTAGAACGCCGACAATAATGATGCAAGCGAAGGCGATGCTTCCAAAGCGAGGAAAGCCATGTGTGTTTGCCTTATTCATCCACTTACACTATTTCATTATATGTTTTGATTTGATGTTTGAGCCGTTACAATTTAGATTTATGTGTAACATTGTTGTTGCTCTTTTGAACTTTTTAAGGAAATAGTCcataaaaatagtataaaagaaaacaacaacaacaacaaaaacaatacATTTAGCATGTAGTCGGACTCAGTTTTTCGTGTCAAAAGAGTGCTGCAAATACACAATTCCCACCATATCTTTAGCAAAATTTCTTATGTCTTCATGTCCCTTTTTCTAAATATTTCAATATCTTCTCTAATGGAAATTACAAAACAATAAGGCCCCATATTATTCGGGCTTAGATACAGTACAACAAATCCGAGAAAATCTTAAATTTCATAAACAAAACCCTTCCATCAGGACCAAAATATTCACCATAATTCATCCATGTTTTTTCATAAACTGtagtataaattattttgtgtaTTTATAGAAACTTTACCCAAAATACTATTTGATCGTACAACATTCAACTCACCGAAAGTAACGCCCAACCAAAGCAGTTGACTCATTGGTTTCTACTACGACTCCACGTTTCTTCCTGATCATTCTATACACCTAAAAGTACCCCCAGATTTGACTTTATTTACCATTTTGCCTTTCCTTCACCACCCTCCTTTATCATCTTCCTTCACCTCTCTCTTTACCCTTTTCCGTACAACACAACAATGGCGAGAGGCTCTTCCCAGTCCCAACAATCAACCTCCACCGCTTCATCAACCGCCAGGCCCGGTCTGGCCGCTCCCCGTGGATCCGCCGCCGCTACGGCCGGCATGCGTCGTCGCAGGCTCGGTGGCGGTGGAGGCGCGTCATCAGGGGGCGGATCCGTCGCTGGATCAGGATCGAGCAACATGCTGAGATTCTACACAGATGAAGCTCCTGGTTTGAAGATTTCACCTACCGTCGTCCTCATCATGAGTCTCTGCTTCATCGGCTTTGTCACCGCTCTTCACGTCTTCGGAAAACTCTACCTCCACAAGTCCGGATCCAAAGCTtagatccggatccggatctcTTCTTCCGTATGTTGAATCAGTGGTCgcttcttgtttctttttttggt of the Brassica rapa cultivar Chiifu-401-42 chromosome A03, CAAS_Brap_v3.01, whole genome shotgun sequence genome contains:
- the LOC103856555 gene encoding uncharacterized protein LOC103856555 — its product is MEHRKSYVLVALFALLLLTDIVIAASDGGKDNGNNGQGQLEKAKGEDAGKGKGNGNGPKDKEKEKKDKKEKDEKEKKAKKEKEKKEKEEREKKDKEMKEKEKKEKERKEKEKRDKEQSEAAARYRVLSPLPTGQEQAMCQAKGACYYKTLVCPGECPKRKPTKNRNTKGCFIDCTSKCEATCKWRKTNCNGYGSLCYDPRFVGGDGRMFYFHGSKGGNFAIVSDNNLQINAHFIGTRPAGRTRDFTWVQALNVMFETHNLVITSNRVTQWDENSDAFTLRFNQELITLPEDEQTEWRATSGKREIIIERTDERNSVRVLVSGLVQMDIRVRPIGKEENRVHNYQLPQDDAFAHLETQFKLFDLSELVEGVLGKTYRPDYVSSAKVGVPMPVVGGEDKYQTPSLFSPTCRLCRFKPHEEPLSADI
- the LOC103856556 gene encoding fasciclin-like arabinogalactan protein 12, encoding MENSPFFLLLSTVLLLLTATPGTHSQPAAAPAPPGPTNVTKILEKAGQFTVFIRLLKSTGVANQLYGQLNNSDNGITIFAPSDSSFSSLKAGTLNSLSDEQQVELVQFHVIPSYVSSSNFQTISNPLRTQAGDSAEGHFPLNITTSGNTVNITSGVTNTTVSGSVYSDGQLAVYQVDKVLLPQQVFDPRPPAPAPAPTVAKSKKKKEDGDSPDDDSPADASLALREVGSVRSAVLVCVISISLAWFYL
- the LOC103856558 gene encoding zinc-finger homeodomain protein 12 is translated as MGFLYNECLKNQAVSFGGYALDGCGEFMPKSTTILTDPPSLSCDACGCHRNFHRRDPSNVFIHRTNSTPPPPPLQPVASTQHLLLSLSGSGFSGPSDQDMGKISTVDRKRKRTKFTVKQKVMMRAFAERAGWKINGCDDEYVREFCREVGVEREVLKVWIHNNKYFANGRNRNTTSSMFQKL
- the LOC103856559 gene encoding protein transport protein Sec61 subunit beta, encoding MARGSSQSQQSTSTASSTARPGLAAPRGSAAATAGMRRRRLGGGGGASSGGGSVAGSGSSNMLRFYTDEAPGLKISPTVVLIMSLCFIGFVTALHVFGKLYLHKSGSKA